One Streptococcus sp. S1 DNA window includes the following coding sequences:
- the dnaJ gene encoding molecular chaperone DnaJ — MNNTEFYDRLGVSKNASQDEIKKAYRKLSKKYHPDINKEPGAEVKYKEVQEAYETLSDEQKRAAYDQYGAAGANGGFGGGAGGFGGFDGAGFGGFEDIFSSFFGGGASRNPNAPRQGDDLQYRVNLKFEEAIFGAEKEVKYHREASCHTCHGSGAKPGTSPVTCGRCHGSGVINVDTQTPLGMMRRQVTCDVCHGRGQEIKDPCTTCRGTGHEKQAHSVNVKIPAGVETGQQIRLAGQGEAGFNGGPYGDLYVVVNVEPSDRFERDGSTIYYKLDLNFVQAALGDTVHVPTVHGDVDLVIPEGTQTGKKFRLRGKGAPSLRGGAMGDQYVSVNVVTPTGLNDKQKEALQAFAEASDLKVNPKKKGFFDKVKDALDDL, encoded by the coding sequence ATGAACAATACTGAATTTTATGACCGTTTGGGCGTTTCAAAGAATGCATCTCAAGATGAGATCAAGAAAGCCTATCGGAAATTATCTAAAAAATATCACCCAGATATCAACAAGGAGCCTGGTGCTGAGGTAAAGTACAAGGAAGTTCAAGAAGCTTATGAGACTTTGAGTGACGAGCAAAAACGGGCTGCTTATGACCAATATGGTGCTGCGGGTGCCAATGGTGGCTTCGGTGGCGGAGCAGGTGGTTTTGGTGGCTTTGATGGTGCTGGTTTTGGTGGCTTTGAAGATATCTTCTCTAGTTTCTTTGGTGGTGGTGCAAGTCGTAATCCGAATGCACCTCGTCAAGGGGATGACCTCCAATACCGCGTCAATCTCAAGTTTGAAGAAGCGATTTTTGGTGCAGAAAAAGAAGTCAAGTACCATCGGGAAGCTAGCTGTCATACCTGTCATGGTTCTGGGGCTAAGCCAGGGACTAGTCCGGTAACCTGTGGACGCTGTCATGGTTCTGGGGTCATCAATGTGGATACGCAAACCCCTCTTGGGATGATGCGCCGTCAAGTGACCTGTGATGTCTGTCATGGTCGTGGTCAAGAAATCAAAGATCCATGTACGACTTGTCGTGGAACAGGTCATGAAAAACAAGCCCATAGCGTGAACGTCAAGATTCCTGCAGGAGTTGAAACGGGTCAACAAATCCGCTTAGCTGGTCAAGGAGAAGCTGGCTTTAACGGTGGACCATACGGGGACTTGTATGTTGTTGTCAATGTTGAGCCGAGCGACCGCTTCGAACGAGATGGCTCAACCATCTACTATAAGTTAGATTTGAACTTTGTCCAAGCAGCTCTTGGAGATACGGTCCATGTGCCAACTGTTCATGGAGATGTCGATTTGGTCATTCCTGAAGGAACCCAAACCGGTAAGAAATTCCGCCTCCGTGGAAAAGGGGCTCCAAGCTTACGTGGTGGTGCCATGGGAGATCAATATGTATCTGTCAATGTCGTCACCCCAACTGGTTTAAATGACAAGCAAAAAGAAGCCCTTCAAGCCTTTGCGGAAGCAAGTGATTTGAAGGTCAACCCAAAGAAAAAAGGGTTCTTTGACAAGGTCAAAGATGCTTTAGATGATTTATAA
- the dnaK gene encoding molecular chaperone DnaK — protein MSKIIGIDLGTTNSAVAVLEGTESKIIANPEGNRTTPSVVSFKNGEIIVGDAAKRQAVTNPDTIISIKSKMGTSEKVSANGKEYTPQEISAMILQYLKGYAEDYLGEKVTKAVITVPAYFNDAQRQATKDAGKIAGLEVERIVNEPTAAALAYGLDKTDKEEKILVFDLGGGTFDVSILELGDGVFDVLATAGDNKLGGDDFDQKIIDYMVEEFKKENGIDLSTDKMALQRLKDAAEKAKKDLSGVTSTQISLPFITAGAAGPLHLEMTLTRAKFDDLTRDLVERTKTPVRQALSDAGLSLSDIDEVILVGGSTRIPAVVEAVKAETGKEPNKSVNPDEVVAMGAAIQGGVITGDVKDVVLLDVTPLSLGIETMGGVFTKLIDRNTTIPTSKSQVFSTAADNQPAVDIHVLQGERPMAADNKTLGRFQLTDIPAAPRGIPQIEVTFDIDKNGIVSVKAKDLGTQKEQTIVIQSNSGLTDEEIDRMMKDAEANAEADKKRKEEVDLRNEVDQAIFATEKTIKETEGKGFDAERDAAQAGLDDLKKAQESGNLEEMKAKLEALNEKAQALAVKLYEQAAAAQQAQAGAEGAQASGNAGDDVVDGEFTEK, from the coding sequence ATGTCTAAAATTATCGGTATTGACTTAGGTACAACAAACTCAGCAGTAGCAGTTCTTGAAGGAACTGAATCAAAAATTATCGCAAACCCAGAAGGTAACCGCACAACTCCATCTGTTGTGTCATTCAAAAACGGTGAAATCATCGTTGGTGATGCTGCAAAACGTCAAGCAGTCACAAACCCAGATACGATCATCTCTATCAAATCTAAGATGGGTACTTCTGAAAAAGTTTCTGCAAACGGTAAAGAATATACACCACAAGAAATTTCAGCTATGATTCTTCAATACTTGAAAGGTTACGCTGAAGATTACCTTGGTGAAAAAGTAACGAAAGCAGTTATCACAGTTCCAGCTTACTTCAACGATGCGCAACGTCAAGCAACTAAAGACGCTGGTAAAATCGCTGGTCTTGAAGTAGAACGTATCGTCAACGAACCAACAGCAGCAGCCCTTGCTTATGGTTTGGATAAGACTGATAAAGAAGAAAAAATCTTGGTATTCGACCTTGGTGGTGGTACATTCGACGTATCTATCCTTGAATTGGGTGATGGTGTCTTTGATGTATTGGCAACTGCAGGGGATAACAAACTCGGTGGTGACGACTTTGACCAAAAAATCATCGACTACATGGTTGAAGAATTCAAGAAAGAAAATGGTATCGACTTGTCAACAGACAAGATGGCGCTTCAACGTTTGAAAGACGCAGCTGAAAAAGCGAAGAAAGACCTTTCTGGTGTGACTTCAACTCAAATCAGCTTGCCATTCATCACTGCAGGCGCTGCTGGACCTCTTCACTTGGAAATGACCTTGACTCGTGCAAAATTCGACGATTTGACTCGTGACCTTGTAGAACGTACGAAAACTCCAGTTCGCCAAGCCCTTTCAGATGCAGGTTTGAGCTTGTCAGATATCGACGAAGTGATCCTTGTCGGTGGTTCAACTCGTATTCCTGCCGTTGTTGAAGCAGTTAAGGCTGAAACTGGTAAAGAACCAAATAAATCAGTGAACCCTGACGAAGTTGTGGCTATGGGTGCTGCGATCCAAGGTGGTGTGATCACTGGTGATGTGAAAGACGTTGTCCTTCTTGACGTAACACCATTGTCACTTGGTATCGAAACAATGGGTGGAGTCTTCACAAAACTCATCGACCGCAACACAACCATTCCAACATCTAAATCACAAGTCTTCTCAACTGCAGCAGACAACCAACCAGCCGTTGATATCCACGTTCTTCAAGGGGAACGCCCAATGGCAGCAGATAACAAGACTCTTGGACGCTTCCAATTGACTGATATCCCAGCTGCACCTCGTGGTATCCCACAAATTGAAGTAACATTTGACATCGACAAGAACGGTATCGTATCTGTTAAAGCAAAAGATCTTGGAACTCAAAAAGAACAAACAATTGTGATCCAATCAAACTCAGGTTTGACAGACGAAGAAATCGACCGCATGATGAAAGATGCAGAAGCAAACGCTGAAGCAGATAAGAAACGTAAAGAAGAAGTGGATCTTCGTAACGAAGTAGACCAAGCTATCTTTGCGACTGAAAAAACCATCAAAGAAACTGAAGGCAAAGGCTTTGATGCAGAACGTGACGCAGCTCAAGCAGGACTTGATGATCTTAAGAAAGCTCAAGAATCAGGTAACCTTGAAGAAATGAAAGCGAAACTTGAAGCCTTGAACGAAAAAGCACAAGCATTGGCTGTTAAACTCTACGAACAAGCCGCAGCAGCGCAACAAGCCCAAGCAGGAGCAGAAGGCGCACAAGCATCAGGCAACGCAGGTGATGACGTCGTAGACGGAGAGTTTACGGAAAAGTAA
- the truA gene encoding tRNA pseudouridine(38-40) synthase TruA: MTRYKATISYDGTLFAGFQRQPHARSVQEEIEKTLTRLNQGTPVTVHGAGRTDSGVHALGQVIHFDLPQARDEEKLRFALDTQTPEDIDFIRVEQVADDFHSRYKKHSKTYEFIVDYGRPKNPMMRHYATHYPYPLDVEKMQAAIQKLEGTHDFTGFTASGTSVEDKVRTITEARLVEDAEHHRLVFTFSGNGFLYKQIRNMVGTLLKIGNDRMPIEQIDLILDKKDRNLAGPTAAPNGLYLKEIRYE, translated from the coding sequence ATGACACGATACAAAGCAACCATTTCATATGACGGGACCTTGTTTGCAGGGTTTCAACGCCAACCTCATGCCCGTAGTGTGCAAGAGGAAATCGAGAAGACCTTGACGCGCCTCAATCAAGGAACCCCTGTTACCGTTCATGGAGCGGGGCGAACGGATTCCGGTGTCCATGCTCTTGGCCAGGTGATTCATTTTGATCTCCCCCAAGCGCGGGACGAGGAAAAGCTCCGCTTTGCCCTCGATACCCAAACCCCAGAGGATATTGATTTCATCCGAGTAGAGCAAGTAGCAGATGACTTTCACTCACGCTACAAGAAGCACAGCAAGACCTATGAATTTATTGTGGATTATGGTCGTCCCAAGAACCCCATGATGCGCCACTATGCCACCCACTATCCTTATCCTTTGGATGTGGAAAAGATGCAAGCAGCCATCCAAAAGTTGGAGGGAACCCATGATTTCACCGGTTTTACGGCTTCAGGAACCAGTGTGGAAGATAAGGTTCGTACGATTACAGAGGCTCGCTTGGTCGAGGATGCAGAGCATCATCGCCTTGTCTTTACCTTTTCGGGCAATGGTTTTCTCTACAAGCAAATCCGCAATATGGTGGGAACTTTGTTGAAGATCGGAAATGATCGGATGCCGATCGAGCAGATCGATCTGATTTTGGATAAGAAGGACCGCAATTTAGCAGGTCCTACAGCAGCGCCAAATGGCTTATATTTAAAGGAGATCCGTTATGAGTAA
- the grpE gene encoding nucleotide exchange factor GrpE: MTEDIKKEDVKEEEVAQTTEEVVEESNQPSELEEAQARAEEFENKYLRAHAEMQNIQRRANEERQQLQKYRSQDLAKAILPSLDNLERALAVEGLTDDVKKGLEMVQESLVHALKEEGIEEIPADGAFDHNYHMAIQTLPADDEHPADTIAQVFQKGYKLHDRILRPAMVVVYN, translated from the coding sequence TTGACAGAAGATATCAAAAAAGAAGACGTGAAAGAAGAGGAAGTTGCCCAAACAACCGAAGAAGTTGTAGAGGAGTCCAACCAACCTTCTGAGTTAGAAGAAGCACAAGCGCGTGCCGAGGAATTTGAAAACAAATACCTTCGTGCTCATGCAGAAATGCAAAACATTCAGCGCCGTGCCAATGAAGAACGTCAACAATTACAAAAATACCGTAGCCAAGATTTGGCAAAAGCGATCTTACCATCACTGGACAACCTCGAACGTGCCCTTGCCGTCGAAGGGTTGACAGATGATGTGAAGAAGGGCTTGGAAATGGTCCAAGAAAGTTTGGTACATGCTCTGAAAGAAGAAGGAATCGAAGAGATTCCAGCGGACGGAGCCTTTGACCATAACTACCACATGGCCATCCAAACCTTACCTGCAGATGACGAACATCCAGCAGACACCATCGCACAAGTCTTCCAAAAAGGCTACAAACTCCATGACCGCATCCTGCGCCCAGCCATGGTAGTAGTATATAACTAG
- a CDS encoding M15 family metallopeptidase encodes MTNKYRRARKKRKKWWPYLLSFFLLVVLGSGIGVYLAKPSLFSGLQFWKAKKTAVTTPSSSKKKKEKSDLPAVSTKDWQLILVNRDNVKPELNPQLTDVDAIKVDSRIVEPTRQFLEAARKIAPEETLISGYRSVAEQTELYNERVAQLEASGLSHEEAEKQVQTQVQVPGASEHQTGLAIDMSVEAGQSDELGMQLAAIAPQYGFVLRYPDGKSNITGVNFENWHFRYVGVENAQYMANHQLVLEEYIQLLKKAGK; translated from the coding sequence ATGACGAATAAGTATAGACGCGCACGAAAAAAACGTAAGAAGTGGTGGCCTTACCTATTGAGTTTCTTTCTTCTTGTGGTCCTTGGATCGGGAATTGGTGTTTACTTAGCCAAGCCGAGCTTGTTTTCAGGGCTTCAGTTTTGGAAGGCTAAAAAAACAGCTGTAACGACTCCCTCTTCTTCTAAGAAAAAGAAAGAAAAATCAGATTTACCAGCCGTTTCGACCAAAGACTGGCAGTTGATCTTGGTCAATCGTGATAATGTGAAGCCTGAGCTGAACCCACAATTGACAGATGTGGATGCTATCAAAGTGGATAGTCGGATTGTAGAACCAACTCGTCAATTCTTAGAAGCGGCTCGAAAAATTGCCCCAGAAGAAACCTTGATATCAGGCTATCGAAGTGTGGCCGAGCAAACAGAGCTCTATAATGAGCGTGTTGCGCAACTAGAGGCTAGTGGTCTTTCGCACGAAGAAGCTGAAAAGCAGGTGCAGACCCAGGTACAGGTCCCTGGTGCGAGTGAACACCAGACGGGGCTTGCGATTGATATGAGTGTCGAAGCTGGTCAAAGTGATGAGTTGGGCATGCAGCTGGCTGCCATCGCACCGCAATATGGCTTTGTCCTTCGCTACCCAGATGGGAAGAGCAACATCACGGGTGTGAATTTTGAGAATTGGCATTTCCGTTATGTTGGCGTAGAAAACGCTCAGTATATGGCCAACCATCAGCTAGTGTTGGAAGAATATATTCAACTCTTGAAAAAAGCTGGCAAATAA
- a CDS encoding DJ-1/PfpI family protein, translating into MKKVLCIIYPNFSLYEITALTSTLALSFDSTIDYAASDHSMVVSEDGLPCQPTKTLDQICIEEYSCVILPGMVNIGPALQDEKLISFLRDLGEQDILIAAISSAPLLLAKAGLLKDTKFTGGIWQNFFDYFEFLPRENFQPKVLVQDKQIITAIGFAHQEFARRVILSLGLEENTDNYFKEQNDYSEEDLIFTLSDKEFDQVKRSIENAL; encoded by the coding sequence ATGAAAAAAGTACTTTGTATCATTTATCCTAATTTTTCTCTTTATGAGATAACCGCTTTAACAAGTACTTTAGCTCTGTCTTTTGATAGTACGATTGATTATGCCGCTTCAGATCATTCGATGGTGGTCTCTGAGGATGGCTTGCCCTGTCAACCGACCAAAACACTAGATCAAATCTGTATAGAAGAGTATTCTTGTGTGATTTTGCCAGGAATGGTCAATATAGGGCCTGCCCTACAAGATGAGAAATTGATTTCGTTCTTGAGGGACCTTGGTGAGCAAGATATCCTCATTGCAGCCATTTCTTCAGCACCTCTTTTATTAGCGAAAGCAGGTCTGTTGAAGGACACGAAATTTACAGGTGGAATTTGGCAAAACTTCTTTGACTATTTTGAATTTCTTCCACGTGAGAATTTCCAACCGAAAGTGCTTGTGCAAGATAAACAGATCATTACGGCTATCGGTTTTGCCCATCAAGAGTTTGCAAGAAGAGTGATTCTAAGTTTAGGCTTGGAAGAGAATACGGACAACTATTTTAAAGAACAAAACGACTACTCAGAAGAGGATTTGATATTTACTCTATCGGACAAAGAGTTTGATCAAGTAAAGCGAAGCATAGAAAATGCCCTCTAA
- the hrcA gene encoding heat-inducible transcriptional repressor HrcA, with amino-acid sequence MVTERQNEILNLVVDIFTKTHEPVGSKALQDVIQSSSATIRNDMAALEKQGLLEKAHTSSGRMPSQAGFQYFVQNSLDLELIDEQDVYQVVKAFDFEAFKLDDILDATAKLLAQMTGYTAVIQDVEPTRQRLTGFEIVPLSNHDALAVLTLEESKPVTVQFAIPKNFLTSDLEIFHQLVQERFIGNTVLDIHYRLRTEIPQIVQRYFKTTDNVLDLFDYVFSQLFQELVFVEGKVSSLTYADLQTYQFLDNPQHVALELRGGMPEDQMTQILVAESQEKALKNVTVISHKFLVPYRGMALMHVIGPVEMDYRRVISLVNVIGRVLVMKLTDYYRYLNSNHYEVN; translated from the coding sequence ATGGTTACAGAACGTCAAAATGAGATTCTTAATCTTGTCGTTGATATCTTTACCAAGACCCACGAACCAGTCGGTTCAAAAGCGCTACAAGATGTGATTCAATCCAGTAGTGCGACCATTCGAAACGACATGGCTGCCCTCGAAAAACAAGGCTTACTAGAAAAGGCCCACACTTCGAGTGGCCGCATGCCTAGCCAAGCTGGTTTTCAATATTTTGTTCAGAACTCGCTTGATCTAGAGTTGATTGATGAACAGGATGTCTACCAGGTGGTGAAAGCCTTTGATTTCGAAGCCTTTAAGTTAGACGATATCTTGGATGCTACGGCCAAGTTGCTAGCCCAGATGACGGGTTACACCGCAGTGATTCAGGATGTGGAGCCGACACGTCAGCGCTTGACCGGTTTTGAGATTGTTCCATTGTCCAATCACGATGCCTTAGCGGTGTTGACCTTGGAAGAATCAAAGCCTGTCACCGTCCAGTTTGCCATTCCAAAGAATTTCTTAACCAGTGACTTGGAAATCTTCCACCAGCTGGTTCAAGAACGCTTCATTGGAAATACGGTTTTGGATATCCACTACCGCTTGCGAACGGAGATTCCACAGATTGTACAGCGCTATTTCAAGACGACAGACAATGTGCTGGATCTCTTTGATTACGTCTTCTCGCAACTGTTTCAAGAACTGGTCTTTGTAGAAGGAAAGGTTTCATCCTTAACCTACGCCGATCTTCAGACCTATCAGTTCTTAGATAATCCCCAACACGTAGCCTTGGAGTTACGAGGGGGAATGCCAGAAGACCAAATGACCCAGATCCTGGTTGCGGAATCCCAAGAGAAGGCTTTGAAAAATGTGACGGTCATTAGTCACAAGTTCCTGGTTCCTTATCGTGGGATGGCCCTCATGCATGTGATCGGTCCCGTAGAGATGGACTACAGGCGTGTGATTAGCCTGGTCAATGTCATCGGCCGGGTACTGGTTATGAAGTTGACGGATTACTACCGTTACCTCAACAGCAACCATTATGAAGTAAATTAA
- a CDS encoding family 20 glycosylhydrolase, translated as MKSHQPRYAIRKYAVGAASVLIGFFAGANVVAADTPTATDSTSTTVPTQPNEGESTISLNEEASQPTVEKPTAPAPIVDQSQPTLPDRELRVSDLDRLIREGASSVAASDVAAQPATAATETPAKDPDQEEKLAKKKIVSIDAGRKYFSPDQIKEIIDEASKTGYTDLHLLVGNDGLRFVLDDMSLKVGDTSYSSQAVTDAVEKGTKAYYDDPNGTALTQAQMDDILAYAKSKKVGVIPTINSPGHMDAILTAMEQLGIENPHFNYFGTKKSARTVDLDNQKALDFTKALVDKYAAYFSGKADIFNIGLDEYANDATDAHGWQVLQASKHWPGEGYPEKGYEKFIQYANDLAAIVKKHKMKPMAFNDGIYYNGDTSYGTFDKDIIVSYWTGGWNGYDVASSKLLSELGHQILNTNDAWYYVLGRDKAGSGWYNLDQGLEGISKSAIDVVQKNDGAKVPFIGGMVAAWADTPSATYKKDLLFKLMHAFADKNADYFVADPEVVEKALSEAPTDLDHYTPESLVAFTAAKKALEGAGANTTRAEAKTLIDHLKAAQDALVYTESYAKEVAAKEAAEKLAMKKVISIDAGRKYFSLDQLKRIVDKASELGYSDLHLLVGNDGMRFVLDDMTVEANGKTYASDDVKKAILEGTKAYYDDPNGQALTQAEMDELHAYATAKGIGLIAAVNSPGHMDALLVAMEKLGIENPQASFDTVSKTTMDLTNEAAVNFTKALIGKYMDYFKDKSKIFNYGTDEYANDATSAQGWYYLKWYDLYGKFAEYSNSLAAMAREKGLQPMAFNDGFYYGDEDDVAFDKDVLISYWSKGWWGYNLASPQYLADKGYKFLNTNGDWYYVLGHKGDQSYPLEKAIQNTETVPFEQLASTKYPDVKLPTSGSMLGIWADEPANEYKEEEVFQVMEAFANHNKDYFKADFTALRKAVATVPTDLAIYTPESRAALAKVLDSLNWNVSRAHQDQVDQEVAALTQALAGLKPITQVGSLAENDVKALVEDKPSLEIVEKELDFDLVERTNPDLAKGERRVIQAGVKGQGLEYVEVSALDQSRKVIATEVATEPVAEIVEVGTKEVVIPTSPSVEAPVKPDVLVNKMVSDPSTPQVISKNQPVAPENTPTPIPAAVEETVRSEAVSSNKQLPETGVESALGLSLLGAILGAAGMDLKNKKRD; from the coding sequence ATGAAATCACATCAACCACGTTATGCGATCCGCAAGTATGCAGTAGGAGCAGCTTCGGTGCTCATAGGATTTTTTGCTGGCGCAAATGTTGTAGCAGCTGATACGCCAACGGCTACAGACAGCACTTCAACGACAGTTCCAACTCAGCCAAACGAGGGTGAGTCAACTATTTCCCTTAATGAGGAAGCTTCTCAGCCAACAGTAGAAAAACCAACGGCTCCTGCCCCAATAGTCGATCAAAGTCAACCGACACTGCCTGATCGTGAATTGCGAGTATCAGATCTTGACCGTTTGATTCGCGAAGGAGCGAGCTCGGTCGCAGCGTCGGATGTGGCAGCTCAACCAGCGACAGCAGCGACGGAAACGCCTGCCAAAGATCCTGACCAGGAAGAAAAATTAGCCAAGAAAAAGATTGTATCGATCGATGCCGGTCGCAAGTACTTCTCGCCTGACCAAATCAAGGAAATCATTGATGAAGCTAGTAAGACGGGTTATACAGACTTGCATCTTCTAGTTGGAAATGACGGCTTGCGCTTTGTGCTGGATGATATGTCTTTGAAAGTGGGAGATACTTCTTATTCTAGCCAAGCCGTGACGGATGCGGTTGAAAAAGGAACGAAAGCTTATTACGATGATCCGAACGGGACAGCCTTGACCCAGGCTCAAATGGATGATATTTTGGCCTACGCCAAATCGAAGAAAGTAGGTGTCATCCCAACCATTAATAGTCCAGGTCATATGGATGCGATTCTGACGGCCATGGAACAATTGGGCATCGAAAACCCTCACTTTAATTATTTTGGTACAAAGAAATCAGCTCGGACAGTTGATTTGGACAACCAAAAAGCCTTAGACTTTACTAAGGCTTTGGTAGACAAGTATGCGGCTTATTTCAGCGGCAAGGCAGATATTTTCAATATTGGTTTGGATGAATATGCCAACGATGCTACAGATGCCCATGGTTGGCAGGTTCTCCAAGCCAGCAAGCATTGGCCAGGTGAAGGCTATCCAGAAAAAGGCTATGAAAAATTCATCCAATATGCTAATGATCTAGCAGCTATTGTGAAAAAACACAAGATGAAACCAATGGCCTTCAATGATGGAATCTACTACAATGGCGATACTTCCTATGGTACTTTTGACAAGGATATCATTGTGTCCTACTGGACAGGTGGCTGGAATGGCTATGATGTCGCTTCTTCAAAACTCTTGTCTGAACTAGGTCATCAGATTCTTAATACCAATGATGCTTGGTATTATGTGCTTGGACGGGACAAGGCTGGATCTGGTTGGTACAACCTTGATCAAGGTCTCGAAGGAATTTCCAAGTCAGCGATTGATGTGGTTCAAAAAAATGATGGAGCTAAGGTACCTTTCATCGGTGGCATGGTAGCTGCCTGGGCAGATACGCCATCTGCAACCTACAAAAAAGACCTTCTCTTTAAGCTCATGCATGCCTTCGCGGACAAGAATGCGGACTACTTTGTAGCAGATCCTGAAGTGGTCGAAAAAGCTCTTTCGGAAGCTCCAACTGATTTGGATCACTATACACCGGAATCTCTAGTAGCCTTTACGGCAGCTAAAAAAGCTTTAGAAGGGGCAGGAGCAAATACCACTCGAGCAGAGGCCAAAACCTTGATCGATCATCTCAAAGCAGCTCAAGATGCTTTGGTGTATACGGAAAGCTACGCGAAAGAAGTTGCTGCAAAAGAAGCAGCAGAAAAACTAGCCATGAAGAAGGTCATCTCGATCGATGCAGGCCGCAAATACTTCTCACTGGATCAGTTGAAACGAATCGTAGATAAGGCCAGTGAGTTGGGTTATTCTGACTTGCACCTCCTTGTCGGAAATGATGGCATGCGCTTCGTCCTCGATGATATGACGGTGGAAGCCAATGGCAAGACTTATGCTAGTGACGATGTGAAAAAGGCCATTTTAGAAGGTACCAAGGCCTATTACGATGATCCAAATGGCCAAGCCTTGACCCAAGCGGAAATGGATGAACTCCATGCTTATGCGACTGCTAAAGGAATCGGCTTGATTGCGGCAGTCAATAGTCCTGGACACATGGATGCTTTGTTGGTAGCCATGGAAAAATTGGGCATTGAAAATCCACAAGCCAGCTTTGATACGGTTTCAAAAACAACCATGGATTTGACCAATGAAGCAGCAGTCAACTTTACCAAAGCCTTGATTGGCAAGTACATGGACTACTTCAAAGACAAGTCTAAGATCTTTAACTACGGAACAGATGAATATGCCAATGACGCTACCAGTGCGCAAGGCTGGTACTACCTCAAGTGGTATGACCTCTATGGTAAATTTGCGGAGTATTCCAATAGTCTTGCAGCTATGGCGCGTGAAAAAGGCTTGCAGCCAATGGCCTTTAACGATGGCTTCTATTATGGAGATGAAGATGATGTTGCCTTTGACAAGGACGTCTTGATTTCATACTGGTCTAAAGGATGGTGGGGCTATAACCTTGCGTCACCACAGTATTTGGCAGATAAGGGGTATAAATTCCTTAATACCAACGGGGACTGGTACTATGTTTTGGGCCACAAAGGTGACCAAAGTTATCCGCTCGAAAAAGCTATTCAAAATACAGAAACTGTTCCGTTTGAACAGTTAGCTTCAACCAAGTACCCTGATGTCAAATTACCGACATCCGGAAGTATGTTGGGAATTTGGGCTGATGAGCCGGCCAATGAATACAAGGAAGAAGAAGTCTTCCAGGTCATGGAAGCTTTTGCCAACCATAACAAGGACTATTTCAAGGCGGACTTCACTGCTCTTAGAAAAGCAGTTGCTACGGTACCAACAGATCTAGCCATTTACACACCAGAATCGCGCGCAGCCCTTGCGAAAGTCTTAGATAGCTTGAATTGGAATGTGAGCCGTGCTCATCAAGATCAGGTGGATCAAGAAGTGGCTGCTCTGACTCAAGCCCTTGCGGGGCTCAAGCCAATTACGCAAGTAGGTAGCTTGGCTGAAAATGACGTCAAAGCCCTAGTGGAAGACAAACCAAGTCTTGAAATCGTAGAAAAAGAACTTGATTTTGACCTTGTGGAACGGACCAATCCAGATCTCGCTAAAGGAGAACGCAGAGTGATCCAGGCTGGGGTTAAAGGGCAAGGTCTTGAGTATGTAGAGGTTTCAGCGCTTGATCAAAGTCGAAAAGTGATTGCTACAGAAGTTGCAACAGAGCCTGTTGCAGAAATTGTTGAAGTCGGTACCAAAGAAGTCGTGATCCCAACAAGCCCTTCAGTAGAAGCACCAGTGAAACCAGACGTGCTTGTAAACAAAATGGTTTCAGATCCTTCAACACCTCAAGTGATCTCGAAGAATCAGCCAGTAGCACCAGAAAATACCCCAACGCCAATTCCAGCAGCTGTGGAAGAAACGGTTCGTTCAGAAGCAGTATCTTCTAACAAGCAACTTCCAGAAACAGGAGTGGAATCTGCTCTGGGGCTCTCTTTACTAGGAGCGATCTTAGGAGCAGCAGGAATGGACTTGAAAAATAAAAAAAGAGACTAA